In the Xyrauchen texanus isolate HMW12.3.18 chromosome 47, RBS_HiC_50CHRs, whole genome shotgun sequence genome, gatgagaggtgtaaacatagTGAAATGTATGTGTTTTCAAAAGAAAGATTATCATTGTGGACATAACCTAAACCGGAGTTGGAAATATCGTGATTATAAGTTACGTGCACTTGAATGACCAAGCGAAGTCGTATTTTCTAGTGGGAAACTCTGAATTCTAGATTTTACCCGAATCGCTGACTTGTGATGTTGGAAGCAGCTTGTcgacatgaaagatgatggaaAGCAACTATTTagccaaataattttattttagtgcTTTATTTCAATAATGTTAATTTGTTTCGTATAGATtatccatcttctatagccgctTGTCTAATATAGGGTCacaggtagtgctggagcctaccCCAGCTATCTCAGGCCAaagacaggtggccagtccatcacagggtaacacacacagacattcacacactctctcacacactttagGGGTCTCCAATTAACTTAACCTGCACGTCATTTTggctgtgggggaaaccggagcacccagaggaaacccacaTGAACatagggagaacatgcaaacaccACACAGAAAGGCCCCATTGAGCTTGGAATCAAAcctgggaccttcttgctgtaaGGCATGGTGCTTCCTACCATGCCacgtaaattcatttaaattgcaattcaagttcatgcaaattaattaataatttgctAGATGCCATGATTTTATAAATGATATAGATTGCATAAAAGTGATTGTCCACCAGCACAACAGAAAACAGACTTTTGCCGTCATTCAttatgtatttgatttattttggcttCTTCTGAATTTTGTTTCTGACTTAAAAGTGTGACTTTTGGAGTAATATTGTAATTTGGCACATTAAGAGACCATGTGCAGTCAGAGGTGTGCGTttatctgtatttaaaatctgaTTGTACAACATCTTCAAACATTGTTGACCTATTCAGGATTTAGAGttggaactatccatttaattaaACTCCTATTTTAATAGGAATGATAATAAAGGGTGCTTTTCAATTAAATGCGGTGTGGGTTAGATGTGGGCTGTTGATTAACTTTAGGCTGTGAGAGCATGTAGGAACACAATGATCACAATCTAGTATAAATGTTACTCATTCGTGTAAGTCACATTGCTGTGTTCGGGGTATTAATGGAAGAAATGCAAGATTAATTCTAGATCATGGTGTATTTTTCCGTATCTCTTCTTCTCTCAATGTTTGCTCTGTGAAAGGTAGACACTGCATTTGTCAAGACTATCACGTTGGTCCACTGCTGTGGTTTCACAGTTGTTTCATGGCGTGAATGCCTTTGTTGCTTAATGCATGTTGGACTTCATTCTCTCAGAACGAGAGTAAAATATTTGGATTTATGCCTCACTTTCGGTGTGTTTGTCCCTTGTAAATAATGCCATTCTTGGTATGTggctatgtttcctttatgtgagtgTAACATGCATTCAGTTTAAACCAATGATTATTTTCTTTGTTCCTTTTATCAGCTTGCAGGAACAGGAGTTTTGGCTGTTGGTCTCTGGCTGCGTTTCGATGAAAGAACTAAAGGACTTTTCAATGTAGAAGGTTCTCCGTCTGTATTCTTCACAGGTGAGATCTGGCCTCTCAGCGCCCTCAGGACCACATTTCTATATTTATGCTCCACATTCTGAGTCCTGAATGTTTATGTTTTAGTTTCTTTAAGACTGATATAAGTGCACCTGAAAtcagcacttaactccagttccAACACATCACATCCTGCATGATCTTGTCTTTATTAGCTAGTGTTTGGGTATGATGGTAGTCATGGGAACAGGCCACCCCCATTTACAGATCAGACCATCTGTAGATCAGATCATCATTTGAATAGCACGCCATCAACACCTTGATAAAtggaaatgtgaaataaaataaaaaattagggtGTGTGAAACAGAGACAAGAGAGTTGTTTAAGGCTTATCTTCAGAATATCAGAGCTAAGATCCACTACcagttaaatgtttttatgtctCATGATATtacccttttgatctaaaggcttatgatAAATGTCTTATATAAACGTGACTTTAACACAACTAAAACGTATATATAGGCAATTTATATTAAACCAAATAGCTTGACTGCACTAGACATGTTTTTTGCAGTCGTATATAAAACATGTCCAACATGATGGCATGAAAGGCCATCCTATTCTTCGGTagggtgtgtttgttttcatgaAAGACTGAATTCCTTCCCAGCTTTGGAGGTTTGCAGAGaaagaccacaaaatggcacccagCAAAATGAAGTTTAAAATTAAAAGCAACCCTCTAATAAATCACAAGTCACTGTAAGAGAGTAAAGAAGGGCCTGAAACTGGGGCAGGTCTGTTAGAGTTATAATGGCAGTGCTGTTTTGCATGAGGCTGCGTTTGGCCAACACAATGCCAGCTCTCTTTAAGCTGCAATGCCAAACATCCTAATGACAGAAAAGCAGCTGGTGTTGCAATGTTTCTATGGATACCACACTACAATTTTTGCATACCACACTACAATTTTTAAGTATGCAGTATTTTTTACTGCATACTTAGGTctaacttaaacaaaaatatgtttaaacGGAAGCAATTTTATGAATGAATTGCATATTATTTGGGCCAGtgttggctcagtggttaaggctctgggttactgtcCGAAAGAGAACTAACCACCCCTGATTTCCAATATACCTGTTCATCTTTTGATTAAACACCCAAATAGCAGAAATAAGGATAAATGGCAATAAGATGTATGGTGTTTGTATGTAATATTTGATATAATGAACAGTCTCTCTCTTTCCTACTTTAGGGGTATACATCCTCATTGTGGCAGGTGCCATCATGATGGTGGTCGGGTTCCTCGGCTGCTGTGGAGCATTAAGAGAGTCAGCATGCATGCTGGGACTGGTAATTAACATAACGTTTTGCTTCACAATTGCAAAGTCCTTGCAGACCAACATTGCAGTATTTTTTACTGATGGTCTTTAATATTCTTTGTTGTTTACTGTCTCCAGTTCTTTGTGTTCCTGTTGATCATTTTTGCTGCAGAGGTGGCTGCTGGAATCTGGGGATTGTCCAATCAGGACAAGGTGGTTGATGTTCAAACTATATACTGATGCTCTATGCATTGGGTCTTTTTTTATCCTTTTACACATTGTCTTATATTCTTTAACTCTTCCTTCTCAGATTGTTTCAGATGTCCAACAGTTTTACACGCAGACATTCAACAACTACAAAGACACTAAGCAGGAAGCACTGAGAGAAACTCTGAAATTGATTCAGTATGGAGTATGTATCAGTGTTGCTGTTGTTAATGAAAACTACATTTTCAttcactttaataaaaataaaaacacacatcattggaaaaactgaaactaaattgaaatatttatttcatgattaaaaaaataaaatgaaacccaaATGAATCCTTAAATATATAGTTGCTTTGCCATTACAAACCTCGGGTCTTTAGCGACCCAGCACATATATCCATCACAAATGGATTTAAAAATTACCCAGATAGTGTCATTTAAAGCCTTTTCAAGactattagaaaataatagaataggatatattgttacattttgatgtttatttttcatgtatcAAATCAGATGCAACAAATTATTGAAAGGGGATTTATTACTTGCAGAATAatatgagatgcaactggctatAGATTGTGATACTATTACATATCCTGGGTCACTAATGTCCCTATTAAGCAATTggcagaaatatattttttgcagtttTTATTGTTACACTATTCAAAAGAGAAAGATTAAGGAATACTAAAGAGATGGGTGTGTAACTCTGCATGTTAAAGGGGGTGGAGCTATgtcctgggtcactaaagacccaaagtatgcatttaaatgttaattttaatgCTTATTCAGTGTTCTTGTTCATGGTTTATTCAAACTATAACAGttcaaacattaaaaataataataaataaataaatacaaacagtgTTCCAAGTTTATCTGAACAACCATTTGCTGTGTCCTTTTAGCTGAAGTGCTGTGGACCAACAGGAACGGCCTTTGATGGAGCTACTGAAACCTGTCCGAAAAAGGAAGGATTTGAATTGCTTGTCACTACGGTACCAGAAACTCCATAAATCATGAAATAATTTTTCTCCTAAGAAAAATGTTTGTTATCAGTAGTATCTTTCCATGTACTATAGATAGATACTTTATTGCTGGTTTTTACCCTAGAGCTGCCCATATGCCATTAAGGAAGTGTTCACCTCAAGGCTTCACATCATTGGAGGAGTCGGGATTGGTATTGGGGTGATCGTGGTGAGTATGGATGTGACATCATCAACTGCTCTCTGAATGATTTACATTTTGCCAATGATTACATTAGAGTAGATTCTGTTCGTTTTGAACTGAGAAGCATTGATGAAGCGCCAGAGCTCATTTTTGGGGAGGAAGCCGCTGAACtgattctttctttctctcattgGCAGATCTTCGGTATGATCTTCAGCATGCTGCTGTGCTGTGGTATTCAACGAACTCGGGACGTTGTATGAGCTGTCATTACCACAACAGCCGGTTTTCTGCCATGTATTTATCTGTTTGTGAATGTATATTTGAGTCACACCCATTTTATCTTCTAACAAAGCCCAGCATTAAACAACCATCCTAAACCAGTTACAGGCTGGGCATATACTGGGCAAAAGTATGAATTGCTCTTAAATACCTACATGTAAATGGCCTTGTCAGGTCCATTTTAATTTCTTTGGTGTTTCAGTTAACATTCATATTTGCCTGTTTGAATTTACATGGAAGCTTCAgacatttttctctttatttttttatacattataacattttataatgaaaaagcttattttatgaatgtgtttATAATTTTCTCTATGTACCAACATCAGTGTATGGACAGGGAGGAACACTTTGAAATGACAAATAAAGTAGTTGATAACCAGTTTCTGACTGAATGTTGATGAAAAATGCACCACAATGCTCCATGCTGTTTttcattctatttttttattttaatttttttgccataaaacctttgaatgatagttttatttcattgtagCAAAGGGACCATTGCAATGATGCTATCAAAAAATAAGCCATTTTGAATGCATTGGATAATTAAAAGTAGATAATTGCATGGCAGAGAGTCTTTGTGTCATGCTTTGACTTTCTAAGAACAGACATTTCAACGGAATCTTTCACACTTTATACCAAATGTTCATCCTTTTATTAATGGCACTTTTGAGATCAAAGATCAACCAGACAACTTCATTAATTTGCGTGATAAAACTAAAATGGTTCCATTTGACAGTTTATAGAACTGAAAATATTGACTACCATTTAATCCCCCTGtgatgaattatatatataatatacatatataggcAAATGTATTTGCAAAATTAATATGCACATAAATAAGCTTGATTGGCACAAAACTAAATACATTGCTTTTTTCCTTTATCCTTGGTGGCTCTGGCCAGCCATAGCCTCTGAACTCCAAGCAGTCCCttgcattatgagagatgtaGTAAGCAGTCTTTCTCTATGGCAGCACGTCTGTCTTTGTGGATTTGGCACTGACAGACCTTTTCTTGGATGATCACATATTTTTGCTTTTGGTGGCAGGTTTGGCACTTTTAGTTCTTGTCTTTTTAGAAGCTGGAGGCTGTGACATTCACATTACGATGGGAAAATGTAGGTACCGTATATAGAAGATCTTGTGTAATAGAAATCATATCTGATTTTCCAAAGATTGTTATCTTTTGGCCTTTTAGCAAAATGTAAAAGTCTAAAAAGCAAGGTAACAATGGAATTTTTACCATTATTCAGTGTCTTCCTCTTACGCAATAGATAGAATATACTTTTAAATACACTGAAAAATCAAATCAGTGGCATCAGTAATGTTTCATATGTGATATCACCCCAATCATTCACCCAaaccaataaataaatcaaatttccTCTGAACAGATTTAAGTTGTCTGCCCCATGTGATCATGTGATCACTCTATCGGGCACTACATGCATGCTGTAAGCTGGCCCTTTGCAGTAGCTACATACATGAGTATACATCAGGTTCTGCtggattttaaactttaaaacattttgtttccaGCTGTAAGACAAATTCTACTAAAGATGTCTTACCAGAGGTTTGCCGTTCCAGTTCAGCAAGTCTCCCTTGGATcctctgttgtgtttatttgggtGATCAGTCCTGGGAGCGTTTCCATTGAACTCACACTGGCTTTTCTGGTTGGtcaattatttatttctttttttcgtCAGCCTCACACCATTTAAGCTCTTAAAGCACATACAGAAAAACCCTGATGTAAGTTTACTTGGTATAAATACTTTATATTAAGAATCATGTGGAGCTACTTCCTTGAATACCTTCGAAAAAAATTGACTTGCTTCAAtaattttaattgtttagtttattaaacttttttttaaaaacaatttgaaCTATTACTTAATAAAATACGGTGCAAAAACATTGGTTGTTACATTTTGCTAGCTAACAACCAATCGTTTTCAATTGAACATACATTTATTGTCCACAAGGGGGCGCACGGACGTTCAGAAAATCAAATCTCAGGACGTTTTTGTCTCCTGCTTAAGACATTTATAAACTAACAACTATAAtcatttaaatctatttatttcAAGGATTTTAATCTAAAAATCATAACAATCGACTGTGATTTGTCCATCGGTCCAGCACTGAGAATAATTAAAGGTGCCACGTAAACGCCGTCTAGTTCTGGGTATCATTTTCCACATAAACAATATCAGTGGGAAACATTGAAGAGTTAATATCCGatacttattttttattgttatcgtCAGGTGACCTATATGGCTAAACAGTGACCACCAATGTTTTTTCAATGACAATAAATTGGTGTAATTCACACAAAGAACCACAGTGTAGTTCCTCTAAATGAGTCTAGCAAAatacagttgttgttgttttttattgttatgttttttttttgctttccttTTATTGTCGTCGGATATAGtaataattaagtaaaaaaaattgacattaataaaaaataatttaataaaagagtTTCCTCTGACCGGAGTTATTAACCATAGAAATAATTGGCAGTGCTGTAATTCACAAAAACCGCCACCAGAGGGCGTTTATATTGGTGTAATTCACACAAAGCACCACGGTTAAtgtacaatgtttttattgtaatatttaacACAAAGCACCACAGTTATTGTAAACTACtctgacaatttattttatttattaatttaattttttgtctTTAGAAATATTAATCAAGAAAAAACTCTGACTGGAGTTATAAGCCGTAGAAATACAAAAATCGCCACAAGACTGcgtttgtatttttgtaatactaaattaaaaaaatattttgaaatgaatgaaaaatactttaataaaatatttcttcTCACTGGAGTTTTAGCCATAGAAATAGACGCCACTGAAGAGCGTTTGTGTTGGTGTAATTCACACAAACCAAAATAGTTATTGTAAGTTCCTCTGAAAatttatttattcgtttatttTCTGTCCTTAGAAAGATtaataattcagtaaaaaaaaaaaaaaactttaaatagatacaaaaaattaaaataaaagattttccTCTGACTGGAGttttatcaatcaatcaattttatttctagcacatttaaaacaacacatgttgaccaaagtgcttcacattatAGCATACACAGATCAAATAAATACAGAATGTAGAAAATACAATGACACATAACAAAATAAACTGGAGTTTTAGCGATAGAAATAAGTGGCACTGCTGTAATTCACAAAACTTTTATTAGTGTAATTCACACAAAGCACCACAGTTTAGTTCCTCTAAATGAGTCTGCAAAATAcagttgtgtttgttttttttttttttttttttttgtcgtcgGATATAGtaataattaagtaaaaaaattgacattaataaaaaataatttaataaaagagtTTCCTCTGACCGGAGTTATTAACCATAGAAATAATTGGCAGTGCTGTAATTCACAAAAACCGCCACCAGAGGGCGTTTATATTGGTGTAATTCACACAAAGCACCACGGTCAACGTAAGTTCATCtgacaaaatttgtatttatttatttattgtcgtTAGACAGATTAATAATCATTGTTAACAaaactttatattaaaaatatatttaataaaagagTTTCCTCTGACCGGAGTTATAACCCATAGAAATAAGTGGCAGTGCTGTAATTCACAAAGTACCACAGTTTAGTTCCTCTGTGATTATTCTGTTCAccgactatatatatatatacacacatatagtcGTTGAAcagaataatcacaaaattaaataacaatgaAGGCAAAATAATGTCATTCACAGGAGGGCGTTTGCAGTGGTGTAACCAACGGACACAaagttttaaacaaaattaatatttgtagtagtattatgtttttatgtattaatgtatttttgtcaTTGGAAATAGTAATCATTAAGTTAAAACTattgtaaatttatttaaaataatttaattatagtttTTAGTCTAACAAAATAATTCATGAAAGAGTTTAATTCACACAAAGCACCACAGTTTGTTCCTCGAaccaaatatttaacttttattttttggcGTTAGAATAATtattaagatacatttttatttatgtatttttgttgttggaCAGAATAATtgctaagttaaaaaaaatatatttgaagaaCGAAAACTAATTTAATACAATGCTCTCTTCTCACTAGAGTTTACGCCATAGAAATAAGTGGCAGCGCTGTAATTAACAAAAATCGCCACCAGAGGGCGTTTACATTGGTGTCATTCACACAAAGCACCACAGTTTAGTTTCTCTGTGTATCAAAGTTAAAAAATAATGAAGGCAAAATGATTTAATGCACGGACACAAAGCGCCACATGTAAGTTTCATtgacaaaattatttattattattattattattacatatttatttttgtcattggaAAGAGTAAtcattaagttaaaaaaaatttgttaattaatttaaaataacttaagAGATTTTCCTCTCACTGGAGTTATATCCATAGAAATAAGAATTAAAGGTGTAATTCACACAAAGAACCACTGTTAAGTCTCTCCCAAGTCAGTTTGAAAAAATAATACGTATTGTATTATTTCtcatatataatttttctttttggtcATTGGAAAGAGTAATCATTGTTAATcatgcaaaatgtatttaaatattttttttttaaattattcccATGCGATTCAGTTAAAAACAAATCGATGCAAAATAGATGAAAAGGTTGTTGAAgtattatttacacaaatcaaCACGGCACTTGATTCAGTCCAAGTGTTTTAAAGTGACTGTTATCAGCCCTTACAGTACATTGACTGAACTGTGCCCTCCTGTAGTGTCTTATGAGAACTACTGCTTCAACCTGCTTAGAAAAGTCCTCTGTCAAATTGTTAGATGCATGTTATGTTGGATGAAATGCATTTGCTGCAGTATTATGATGATTTCATGCACCTGGTCCACAGCTCTCACCTGCGCTGAACTCCTGGTGCTCTTCCGGACACTTCAGAGTCAGAGGCAATAAAATCTTCTATAAAGGTACATTGCATCTGCTTTTGAAATGATGACCAGACTCAGCATCTAAAAAGTACACTTtcctttatatattaaaataaaatcatgttgGTTTAGAATAAACAAGTATGTATAAAGGTATAGAACAGGCTTTGTTTACATGCTGGCTCTCTTGTCAGACCGTAAAGGTGCTGCTGAGTGATGAAGTAATTTCTCCTATCCTAGCTTAATGTGCAGTCAACTATGATTAAGACATTCTTTCGGATTCCActgaaaaactgtaaacactgtggctctgtgttGCTTTGAGCATCGCAACATGGCAACATTGGCTCATCTAGTGGTGTGATAGACGGGTTTGTGTTCAGATAATTGCATCAGTTACCTTATTAGCAATGAAAGTAACTTAAATGTTTCATTCTATACTGTCTTCCCACATTGCTTATTTGGATATAATTAgaagctttgtttttttttatggtgaaATAATCTTTATATAATAGAATATTtgagtatttgtttttttttatgagattaaatattcaaatacccAATTATTTATTAATGCCCATCTCTAGTCTGAATTCAATCATTTTACAAAGTAGAAATGGTAATGCTGATGTTGTCGTCTCACTGTATGGATGTTTGATTATAGAATCAGTTGGTTTTGTGGGAAGCACTGAAGTTCTCCTGCCGCTTCATGGTTTTCCTACTTCCAGCAATGACTGGTACAAGGTGAGTTGAACACAGAACAGTTGAAATGCAATTTTTAACTATATATGTTGCAATCTGAGAATAATTTACAATGATTGTGCATTTAGCTACTTTAGCTTCAGCTTTGGGTTCTTATTTTGTAGCAGTTGCTTTGATAAGTTTCTGTCATTGTGCAGATCTGGGTTTATTTCACCTGTTATTACTCCGCACATAAACCTCCAGCTCTTCTCCAGGGTGAGTAGAGCATCTGGAAAAGTAGTGGTATATACCTGTATGTTCATAAGTGCACAGTTTGAACTGCTTATCTGTAGTTTAATTCAACAGCACATTAAGTACCaaacaatgatatatatatatatatatataaacaaggaaATTGCATTGCAATACAAACCCATGAGTGAACAATGAGGTGAAGTCTTTATGAATGATCTATATGACactgcattttgtttgtttttggattAAGCAACAGAACAGCTTGTCTCAGCTCTTTAATTAGTGTTTCACAAAACCTTGTCATATAACCTCAACAGAGAATAAGACATAGATAAAAATGAATTGTTAAAAACCAGCACCATTTAGTTATTAGTGTGGGTGACGGTACAGTCACCAAGGACACTTTAAAGGCGTTTTTGTGTGCCGTGCAGTGCTACATGTGGAGTGGACAAAAAAGGAGTGACTGGCTCCACTCAACATAATACCACAGAGAAACAGAAGTACATTTGACACATCAACTCTGGATTAAATTTGCAATTTAAACTGTGGACGATTATCTTTTCCAGAGAGACCCTGCCTCAGTACTACAGTAACAGGTAACAAACACATGTTTATTCTTCTTTATACTTAAATTATGTGTAAGCACACATTTTTCACAGTTCTACACAATgaatgaccatttaaataaatcttGATAATATCAGTGTGCGATTGTTATATAAAATGTGCTTCAGTTATTGGAGAAGATATCTTTCATTCAATAAAAGGATTTCATTTACCCAATGAACCATGCTCCTTCCACAGAATTACCAAAGGAGGGTCACCATTCCATAAAGTGTATTCACgtttatatctgtatttacaAGCAATCATTTACAGAACACGAAAGGAAGGCCCAATGCTTTGAGGACTTGTGTTAATTGTGAGCCCACAGTATTAGTGTCAGTTTATTACAGAGTGTCTTTCCCACAAAAACAGtacatccttaaagggatagttcacccaacaatgaacaTTTGGTCATTGTTTACTTACCCCTCAGCTCAAACAGGTCATACGGGATTAGACGaacatgagtaaatgacagaaatttcatttttgggtgtctcTGTAATagcagctgcatcactgggcCTGTAACAGACCTTCCCACTTGATTGACTGTGAAAACACCTCTCTTTCTAGCCACATCTCGTAGCTGTAATGGAAGTCTTCCGGCAGGTCCACACGCTGACCCAAAACACTTTGGAGGCAGTTGTCTACTGGTGTAAACAGGCTGTTCTGATTCTTATCATAACGGCGTGTGTTGAATTTCTCTATGCTCTCCCGAAGCGCACACTCCTCTGCCTGGAAGTCCCATGGCCGAGCATCAATATCTGTCAAGAGAATGAAAAATACAGAGATAAGTAGGAATATCTGAAAGCTTTGAAGTCATTTAATGAAGGCAATGACTGGCTTAACCAAGATGCCAATTTCTGATTTGTCCTTTTAGTTTAGTTTGTATAAAAGCCTTATCTACAGTACACGAAGCTAACAGACGTGTAATATTGTGATAAAAGGCACAATGGTAGTTCATGGATCAACCCTGCTAACCCTCACATTGCCCCTTACTGATTATGTACAAGTATCAAAGAACCTGATGTTTACCATTCCCATATGCCCAGTCGTCGTTGAGCCGATGTCGTACTTTCTGATAAATGGCTGACATTGTTTTCATGTTACTCTTTCTCCACTGGCGGCCCAAATACTTAGTCTGGATCTTTAGGAGTTTGAGAACATAGAGCTGCATCATAGCTTGTTTGACCTTTAGCGCCCTCTTCAGGATCGGAGCAGACTTGAACACCACAAGCATCTGTGAAGGAAAAGATGATTGCATTAGAAAATAATGACAGCTTTAAACTCTCTCCATTCACTCTCCCTTACCATAGTTCTTGAGTGTTTCCACTTGGTGATTTTGTTCAGGATCCGAAGTAGGTTGATGCAGGAGAAGAGATTACGCCAACAGAACTGATTATAGTCACCAGCTTCCtgttaacacatatacacacacgcaccctcaaaaacaattatttgaatatCTTCTGGCCCCTCCTTTACAGATAAACTGAAAGTTTGAGGAAACTACTGACAACATTCGTGTTTTGTAAATCATTTAAGAAGAAATTACCAGGCTTTCAGCTGTGAGTTCAGGCATTTCATGAACCACACAATGTGGGAAATCCAGGGCGCATATACTGCCATCAGAAAATATGACAGGTTTACAAAAATCATGTACTGATACACATGTTGGATTGATTAAGTGCAGATCTCAATGTCCTCTACCTGTTTTTGGCACTGATGTAAGACATGATGTTCTGGTTGAAGAATTTCAGGATGAGCGGGATGCAGTTAGCAAAAACCAGATGTTGTGCCACATATTCAAACttttccaaacaaaacaaaaaacacattcagtACATCTCATCACTtttatccatccatttatctaaATCTTTAGTACAGTATAAGAAACAATGGTGAAAACAAGTCAATGAAAATGGTTGCAAATACCACTTTAGTTCAAACCTTTAGATAACTTTATATGTAACCGATTCATCCCAAAGGATGAATGGCCCTTTATAGGGATAGTAAATCCTCTGAagattctcatcatttacacatgcgatcacagatgtgtatgac is a window encoding:
- the LOC127639014 gene encoding CD9 antigen-like — protein: MAGGGLQFIKYLLFVFNFIFWLAGTGVLAVGLWLRFDERTKGLFNVEGSPSVFFTGVYILIVAGAIMMVVGFLGCCGALRESACMLGLFFVFLLIIFAAEVAAGIWGLSNQDKIVSDVQQFYTQTFNNYKDTKQEALRETLKLIQYGLKCCGPTGTAFDGATETCPKKEGFELLVTTSCPYAIKEVFTSRLHIIGGVGIGIGVIVIFGMIFSMLLCCGIQRTRDVV